A genomic segment from Ptychodera flava strain L36383 chromosome 23 unlocalized genomic scaffold, AS_Pfla_20210202 Scaffold_23__1_contigs__length_28996876_pilon, whole genome shotgun sequence encodes:
- the LOC139124151 gene encoding zinc finger protein 26-like isoform X1 has protein sequence MGEQTTIAQCQTLSDTKLSRTDKIDELFDQGEELMEKLGCQVFILVSGDGICSSYMGSEVLLKEFCSSGLKMKPQDVPRTRKNSETQMNYWIAEDNGYGQQILLRSVLQTSYDKMPASCSMKENTASVTIVTGTNVSTDIEQRSEHEEGGDALLPSNESCEREDNSISNDDDNTVLPNLTLEDVKHESNNNATKTICSENDVGEMTENCPVEKETVSPVNDMMEREERCPSEKEITPRNNTEFVKKLRRKRKTGEKQRRLRHRYYKFSPSDPDKHRRGIQKVFKKFYETKPNLCDKCGFSFRNPHGLEVHQHRAPCPGRRCKFCRVSFPFKLWQKHLLDKHVAEIKIYECHVCEKQFLQRMELSCHLQIHEPEKTYMCDICGRTLKTEHCLATHKLMHEGKKFKCDYCDYKTVRKCDLTGHMQRHIDKSKLQCKECGKQLLNSNSLRKHIQRFHIKLKYPCSDCDQEFCVPWELQHHVERHHSGDRNLLTCEKCDKGFHTKKLLNAHLRVVHSEHPVKCQICLKEFRHHSRLKRHLRVHERSEVKKMTDTSQNGTSELASIVTIVTDTNQSSIDREKTANQQKTSNKRKSNNPVVRGNSKKRKAVKKQHSVHPKSSAKKPRKKQRKRKKKSQKCSETNLNACTMCGFPFKKPIGLDEGEPNSRRRCNFCGTSFPVKEKQQNFLDNRLAEIEINE, from the exons ATGGGTGAGCAGACAACTATAGCCCAGTGTCAAACCTTGTCAGACACAAAACTATCACGGACAGACAAGATAGACGAACTATTCGATCAG GGTGAAGAATTAATGGAAAAGCTTGGATGTCAGGTGTTTATCCTTGTCTCAGGAGATGGAATCTGTTCCAGTTATATGGGAAGTGAAGTTCTCTTGAAAGAGTTCTGCTCTTCAGGACTGAAAATGAAACCACAGGATGTTCCAAGAACAAGGAAAAACAGTGAGACGCAAATGAATTATTGGATTGCAGAGGACAATGGATATGGACAACAAATATTACTGAGAAGTGTACTGCAGACTTCGTACGATAAGATGCCAGCTAGCTGCTCAATGAAGGAAAATACGGCTAGTGTTACCATAGTCACAGGTACCAATGTGTCGACAGATATTGAGCAAAGGTCAGAACATGAGGAAGGGGGTGATGCACTGTTGCCAAGTAACGAGAGTTGTGAGAGGGAGGATAACAGTATTTCAAACGATGATGACAATACAGTGCTGCCAAACCTCACTTTGGAGGACGTAAAGCATGAAAGTAATAACAATGCTACCAAGACTATATGTTCAGAAAATGACGTAggagaaatgacagaaaattgtCCAGTGGAGAAAGAGACTGTATCTCCTGTTAATGACATGATGGAAAGGGAAGAAAGATGTCCATCAGAGAAAGAGATCACACCGAGAAATAATAcagaatttgtgaaaaaactgCGTAGAAAGAGGAAAACAGGTGAAAAACAACGTCGTCTTAGACACCGGTACTACAAATTTTCCCCAAGTGACCCAGATAAACACCGCAGAGGAATACAGAAGgtattcaagaaattttatgaGACAAAACCAAATTTATGTGACAAGTGTGGATTTTCTTTTAGAAATCCCCATGGATTGGAAGTTCATCAACATAGGGCGCCATGCCCGGGACGTAGATGTAAATTTTGTAGAGTAAGCTTTCCATTTAAGCTATGGCAAAAACATCTGCTCGATAAACATGTTGCGGAAATTAAAATCTATGAGTGCCACGTCTGTGAGAAACAATTCTTACAACGTATGGAGCTTAGTTGTCACCTTCAGATTCATGAACCAGAGAAAACTTATATGTGTGATATTTGTGGACGTACCTTAAAAACTGAGCATTGTTTAGCAACTCATAAACTTATGCATGAGGGAAAGAAATTCAAGTGCGACTACTGTGATTATAAGACTGTCAGGAAATGTGATCTGACAGGACACATGCAGCGCCACATTGACAAATCTAAATTACAGTGCAAGGAATGTGGTAAGCAGTTACTCAACTCAAACAGTCTACGGAAGCATATCCAGCGGTTCCACATCAAATTAAAATATCCATGCAGTGATTGTGATCAAGAGTTTTGTGTGCCATGGGAGCTGCAACATCATGTGGAACGGCACCACAGTGGCGACAGAAATCTTCTGACATGTGAAAAGTGTGACAAAGGATTCCATACAAAGAAACTGCTGAACGCCCATTTGAGAGTGGTTCACAGCGAACACCCTGTAAAGTGTCAGATTTGCCTGAAAGAGTTTCGACATCATTCGAGGCTTAAACGTCATCTTAGAGTTCACGAGAGGTCAGAAGTCAAAAAG ATGACAGACACAAGTCAGAATGGTACATCTGAATTGGCAAGTATTGTTACCATAGTAACAGATACAAATCAGTCATCTATAGATAGAGAAAAGACAGCTAATCAGCAAAAGACATCGAACAAAAGAAAAAGCAATAATCCTGTAGTGCGTGGAAACTCCAAGAAAAGGAAGGCTGTTAAAAAGCAACACAGTGTACACCCAAAGTCTTCTGCCAAAAAGCCGAGAAAGAAAcagagaaaaagaaagaaaaagtccCAAAAATGTTCTGAGACCAACCTGAATGCATGCACTATGTGTGGATTTCCGTTCAAAAAACCCATTGGCTTGGATGAAGGGGAGCCTAACTCGAGACGCAGGTGTAACTTTTGTGGAACAAGTTTTCCAGTCAAAGAAAAGCAACAAAATTTCCTTGATAATCGTTTAGCAGAGATTGAGATCAATGAGTGA
- the LOC139124151 gene encoding zinc finger protein 58-like isoform X2: MEKLGCQVFILVSGDGICSSYMGSEVLLKEFCSSGLKMKPQDVPRTRKNSETQMNYWIAEDNGYGQQILLRSVLQTSYDKMPASCSMKENTASVTIVTGTNVSTDIEQRSEHEEGGDALLPSNESCEREDNSISNDDDNTVLPNLTLEDVKHESNNNATKTICSENDVGEMTENCPVEKETVSPVNDMMEREERCPSEKEITPRNNTEFVKKLRRKRKTGEKQRRLRHRYYKFSPSDPDKHRRGIQKVFKKFYETKPNLCDKCGFSFRNPHGLEVHQHRAPCPGRRCKFCRVSFPFKLWQKHLLDKHVAEIKIYECHVCEKQFLQRMELSCHLQIHEPEKTYMCDICGRTLKTEHCLATHKLMHEGKKFKCDYCDYKTVRKCDLTGHMQRHIDKSKLQCKECGKQLLNSNSLRKHIQRFHIKLKYPCSDCDQEFCVPWELQHHVERHHSGDRNLLTCEKCDKGFHTKKLLNAHLRVVHSEHPVKCQICLKEFRHHSRLKRHLRVHERSEVKKMTDTSQNGTSELASIVTIVTDTNQSSIDREKTANQQKTSNKRKSNNPVVRGNSKKRKAVKKQHSVHPKSSAKKPRKKQRKRKKKSQKCSETNLNACTMCGFPFKKPIGLDEGEPNSRRRCNFCGTSFPVKEKQQNFLDNRLAEIEINE, encoded by the exons ATGGAAAAGCTTGGATGTCAGGTGTTTATCCTTGTCTCAGGAGATGGAATCTGTTCCAGTTATATGGGAAGTGAAGTTCTCTTGAAAGAGTTCTGCTCTTCAGGACTGAAAATGAAACCACAGGATGTTCCAAGAACAAGGAAAAACAGTGAGACGCAAATGAATTATTGGATTGCAGAGGACAATGGATATGGACAACAAATATTACTGAGAAGTGTACTGCAGACTTCGTACGATAAGATGCCAGCTAGCTGCTCAATGAAGGAAAATACGGCTAGTGTTACCATAGTCACAGGTACCAATGTGTCGACAGATATTGAGCAAAGGTCAGAACATGAGGAAGGGGGTGATGCACTGTTGCCAAGTAACGAGAGTTGTGAGAGGGAGGATAACAGTATTTCAAACGATGATGACAATACAGTGCTGCCAAACCTCACTTTGGAGGACGTAAAGCATGAAAGTAATAACAATGCTACCAAGACTATATGTTCAGAAAATGACGTAggagaaatgacagaaaattgtCCAGTGGAGAAAGAGACTGTATCTCCTGTTAATGACATGATGGAAAGGGAAGAAAGATGTCCATCAGAGAAAGAGATCACACCGAGAAATAATAcagaatttgtgaaaaaactgCGTAGAAAGAGGAAAACAGGTGAAAAACAACGTCGTCTTAGACACCGGTACTACAAATTTTCCCCAAGTGACCCAGATAAACACCGCAGAGGAATACAGAAGgtattcaagaaattttatgaGACAAAACCAAATTTATGTGACAAGTGTGGATTTTCTTTTAGAAATCCCCATGGATTGGAAGTTCATCAACATAGGGCGCCATGCCCGGGACGTAGATGTAAATTTTGTAGAGTAAGCTTTCCATTTAAGCTATGGCAAAAACATCTGCTCGATAAACATGTTGCGGAAATTAAAATCTATGAGTGCCACGTCTGTGAGAAACAATTCTTACAACGTATGGAGCTTAGTTGTCACCTTCAGATTCATGAACCAGAGAAAACTTATATGTGTGATATTTGTGGACGTACCTTAAAAACTGAGCATTGTTTAGCAACTCATAAACTTATGCATGAGGGAAAGAAATTCAAGTGCGACTACTGTGATTATAAGACTGTCAGGAAATGTGATCTGACAGGACACATGCAGCGCCACATTGACAAATCTAAATTACAGTGCAAGGAATGTGGTAAGCAGTTACTCAACTCAAACAGTCTACGGAAGCATATCCAGCGGTTCCACATCAAATTAAAATATCCATGCAGTGATTGTGATCAAGAGTTTTGTGTGCCATGGGAGCTGCAACATCATGTGGAACGGCACCACAGTGGCGACAGAAATCTTCTGACATGTGAAAAGTGTGACAAAGGATTCCATACAAAGAAACTGCTGAACGCCCATTTGAGAGTGGTTCACAGCGAACACCCTGTAAAGTGTCAGATTTGCCTGAAAGAGTTTCGACATCATTCGAGGCTTAAACGTCATCTTAGAGTTCACGAGAGGTCAGAAGTCAAAAAG ATGACAGACACAAGTCAGAATGGTACATCTGAATTGGCAAGTATTGTTACCATAGTAACAGATACAAATCAGTCATCTATAGATAGAGAAAAGACAGCTAATCAGCAAAAGACATCGAACAAAAGAAAAAGCAATAATCCTGTAGTGCGTGGAAACTCCAAGAAAAGGAAGGCTGTTAAAAAGCAACACAGTGTACACCCAAAGTCTTCTGCCAAAAAGCCGAGAAAGAAAcagagaaaaagaaagaaaaagtccCAAAAATGTTCTGAGACCAACCTGAATGCATGCACTATGTGTGGATTTCCGTTCAAAAAACCCATTGGCTTGGATGAAGGGGAGCCTAACTCGAGACGCAGGTGTAACTTTTGTGGAACAAGTTTTCCAGTCAAAGAAAAGCAACAAAATTTCCTTGATAATCGTTTAGCAGAGATTGAGATCAATGAGTGA